One segment of Acropora muricata isolate sample 2 chromosome 8, ASM3666990v1, whole genome shotgun sequence DNA contains the following:
- the LOC136926149 gene encoding RWD domain-containing protein 1-like produces the protein MTDHKEEQELELEALTSIYPDEFALIESDPCCFQVSIVCEPEKPGDEDCKVSVTLQFTYVETYPDDPPTIEVSTYEGIDYTDVEKLQEFLEQEALENIGMAMVFTLVSAAQEKLNEFMNKLKEDKESDKLRKEKEAEEADRKKFVGTAVTLETFLAWRQTFEQEMMQINKKSKEDNLKGKLTGRQLFEQDEAMENSDAAFLEGEVKVDESLFQELDDLDLDGEDLE, from the exons ATGACAGACCACAAGGAAGAACAAGAGCTTGAACTGGAAGCTCTGACATCAATCTACCCGGATGAGTTTGCCT TGATTGAAAGCGACCCCTGTTGTTTTCAAGTATCAATTGTTTGTGAGCCAGAGAAACCGGGAGATGAGGACTGTAAAG TTAGTGTAACATTGCAATTTACATATGTGGAAACTTACCCTGATGATCCACCAACAATTGAAGTGTCAACTTATGAGGGAATAGATTATACAGATGTGGAAAAATTACAGGAATTCTTAGAACAAGAg GCACTGGAGAATATTGGGATGGCCATGGTGTTTACATTAGTATCAGCTGCACAAGAAAAGCTGAATGAATTTATGAACAAATTGAAAGAGGATAAAGAAAGTGATAAGCTAAGGAAAGAGAAGGAGGCAGAAGAAGCAGACAGAAAAAAGTTTGTTGGAACTGCTGTTACTCTGGAGACATTTTTAGCTTGGAGACAAACTTTTGAACAGGAGATgatgcaaataaataaaaagagtAAGGAAGACAATTTGAAAGGAAAGCTTACAG GCAGACAGCTGTTTGAACAGGATGAAGCAATGGAAAATTCTGATGCTGCTTTTCTTGAAG GCGAAGTGAAAGTAGATGAATCACTTTTCCAAGAATTGGACGATTTGGATCTTGACGGGGAAGATTTAGAATAA
- the LOC136926141 gene encoding antho-RFamide neuropeptides-like, with protein MSSMMVSTLVSLVCCLILSTNAKPLEENNASEFDFTEGKLVRSANDRLKRSSMENIGSLNDPQYWKGRFYDYVHWRERPNNQEHNQVADSIVDKREPQYWKGRFYREQGVDQRARAFVPGRFGRNFQGRFGRNMQGRFGREDEQGRFGREENLQGRFGREDDQGRFGREENMQGRFGREDDLQGRFGRDFQGRFGREEDLQGRFGREDDQGRFGREESQGRFGRDKVANDEEQGRFGREDRDDELKEFPKDLEEDEKADSAEKREVTSSLEESKGKNLES; from the coding sequence ATGTCATCAATGATGGTGTCAACTTTGGTGTCTCTCGTTTGTTGTCTGATTTTATCAACAAACGCAAAACCACTCGAGGAAAATAACGCGTCAGAATTCGATTTTACTGAAGGCAAATTGGTCAGGTCAGCCAATGACCGTCTGAAAAGAAGTTCCATGGAAAACATTGGAAGTTTAAATGATCCTCAATATTGGAAAGGCCGATTTTACGACTATGTACATTGGAGAGAACGACCTAACAACCAAGAACACAATCAAGTTGCAGATTCCATTGTCGATAAAAGGGAGCCACAATACTGGAAAGGACGATTTTATCGAGAGCAAGGAGTGGACCAGAGGGCTCGAGCTTTTGTTCCAGGCCGATTTGGAAGAAATTTCCAAGGCCGTTTTGGACGAAACATGCAAGGTCGGTTTGGTCGGGAAGACGAACAAGGGCGCTTCGGACGAGAGGAAAACTTACAGGGTCGTTTTGGCCGTGAGGATGATCAAGGAAGGTTTGGGCGCGAAGAAAATATGCAAGGACGATTTGGAAGAGAGGATGATCTACAGGGAAGATTCGGACGCGACTTCCAGGGACGATTTGGAAGAGAAGAGGATCTTCAAGGTAGATTTGGACGAGAAGACGATCAAGGACGCTTTGGACGTGAAGAGAGTCAAGGACGCTTTGGTCGTGACAAGGTCGCCAATGATGAGGAACAGGGACGTTTCGGACGAGAAGATCGAGACGACGAGTTAAAAGAGTTTCCAAAAGATTTAGAGGAAGACGAAAAGGCGGATTCAGCTGAAAAACGAGAGGTTACCAGCAGCTTAGAAGAATCAAAGGGAAAGAACTTGGAATCTTAA
- the LOC136926117 gene encoding pre-mRNA-splicing regulator WTAP-like isoform X2, whose protein sequence is MAENEEASKRKSEDDTELSEPLPKRVRLELQDLKDSTKEEILERVKELDDYVDFLEKKHNGSQANKLAGLLETGEKLKQQQQESTRRENVLVMRLATKEQEMQDLLTQIHDLKQAQNPSSIQLRSTLLDPAVNLLFQRMKTDLDSEKGKLEQAQNDLSAWKFTPDSVTGKKLMAKCRMLIQENQELGRQLSQGKVAQLEAELALQKKYSDELKGSQDELNDFVIQLDEEVEGMQSTILTLQQQLRDSKQQLAQSQEQLQAYEDKLKTNESLLANMHQEHSPVSLKCEGKEERAKERTSTPQEEAWSSDMERASGAKENRADEINDRSDRTSPAEIRTSPPRAQCDADNNDSEERRLLSAAPETCAVPASKPVSGAPTVFSISQILSADSNVSKAKKEQNSLENGGTVQHKSPPLEPLSEIAESPLVAAMGLVERIGCDSNNLNGEVTG, encoded by the exons ATGGCCGAAAATGAAGAGG CGAGCAAGAGGAAAAGTGAAGATGATACGGAACTAAGCGAACCTCTGCCAAAACGG GTGCGCCTGGAATTGCAAGATCTTAAAGACTCGACAAAAGAAGAAATATTGGAGAG GGTTAAAGAGCTAGATGATTATGTGGATTTCCTGGAGAAGAAGCACAATGGATCACAAGCAAACA AGCTGGCCGGGCTTTTGGAGACTGGAGAGAAGTTAAAGCAGCAACAGCAAGAATCTACAAGACGTGAAAATGTATTGGTGATGAGACTGGCGacaaaagaacaagaaatgcaAGATCTTCTG ACTCAAATCCACGATTTAAAACAAGCTCAAAATCCATCATCCATACAGCTGCGCTCCACATTGTTGGACCCTGCGGTGAATTTGTTGTTTCAACGCATGAAAACAGATTTGGATTCAGAAAAGGGGAAGCTGGAGCAAGCTCAGAATGACCTCAGCGCTTGGAAGTTTACTCCCGACAG TGTTACCGGGAAGAAGTTAATGGCGAAATGTCGCATGCTCATCCAGGAAAATCAAGAGCTTGGTCGGCAGTTATCACAAGGCAAGGTGGCTCAGCTAGAAGCGGAACTTGCTTTGCAGAAGAAGTACAGTGACGAGTTGAAAGGCAGTCAGGATG AATTAAATGATTTTGTTATCCAGTTGGACGAAGAAGTAGAAGGCATGCAGTCCACCATTTTAACTCTTCAACAGCAACTTAGAGACAGCAAACAGCAATTGGCTCAGTCTCAGGAGCAATTGCAAGCTTATGAAGACAAATTAAAGACAAACGAAAGCTTGCTCGCTAATATGCACCAGGAGCACTCACCGGTCAGTCTTAAATGCGAGGGGAAAGAAGAGCGTGCGAAAGAGAGAACTTCGACACCTCAAGAAGAAGCTTGGTCCAGCGATATGGAACGCGCCTCAGGCGCCAAGGAAAACAGAGCGGATGAGATCAATGATAGAAGCGATAGGACATCTCCCGCTGAGATTAGGACGTCCCCTCCCCGCGCACAATGCGACGCTGATAATAATGACAGCGAAGAAAGGAGACTGCTTAGCGCCGCTCCCGAAACTTGTGCTGTTCCCGCGAGTAAACCCGTGTCCGGCGCTCCCACTGTGTTCTCTATCAGCCAGATATTATCTGCCGATTCGAACGTTAGTAAGGcgaaaaaagagcaaaactctCTAGAGAACGGTGGTACTGTCCAGCATAAGAGCCCGCCTTTAGAACCTCTCAGCGAAATCGCTGAATCCCCTCTGGTTGCAGCTATGGGGTTGGTGGAAAGGATCGGGTGTGACTCGAACAATTTGAATGGGGAGGTTACAGGCTGA
- the LOC136926117 gene encoding pre-mRNA-splicing regulator WTAP-like isoform X1 yields MAENEEASKRKSEDDTELSEPLPKRVRLELQDLKDSTKEEILERVKELDDYVDFLEKKHNGSQANKELAGLLETGEKLKQQQQESTRRENVLVMRLATKEQEMQDLLTQIHDLKQAQNPSSIQLRSTLLDPAVNLLFQRMKTDLDSEKGKLEQAQNDLSAWKFTPDSVTGKKLMAKCRMLIQENQELGRQLSQGKVAQLEAELALQKKYSDELKGSQDELNDFVIQLDEEVEGMQSTILTLQQQLRDSKQQLAQSQEQLQAYEDKLKTNESLLANMHQEHSPVSLKCEGKEERAKERTSTPQEEAWSSDMERASGAKENRADEINDRSDRTSPAEIRTSPPRAQCDADNNDSEERRLLSAAPETCAVPASKPVSGAPTVFSISQILSADSNVSKAKKEQNSLENGGTVQHKSPPLEPLSEIAESPLVAAMGLVERIGCDSNNLNGEVTG; encoded by the exons ATGGCCGAAAATGAAGAGG CGAGCAAGAGGAAAAGTGAAGATGATACGGAACTAAGCGAACCTCTGCCAAAACGG GTGCGCCTGGAATTGCAAGATCTTAAAGACTCGACAAAAGAAGAAATATTGGAGAG GGTTAAAGAGCTAGATGATTATGTGGATTTCCTGGAGAAGAAGCACAATGGATCACAAGCAAACA AAGAGCTGGCCGGGCTTTTGGAGACTGGAGAGAAGTTAAAGCAGCAACAGCAAGAATCTACAAGACGTGAAAATGTATTGGTGATGAGACTGGCGacaaaagaacaagaaatgcaAGATCTTCTG ACTCAAATCCACGATTTAAAACAAGCTCAAAATCCATCATCCATACAGCTGCGCTCCACATTGTTGGACCCTGCGGTGAATTTGTTGTTTCAACGCATGAAAACAGATTTGGATTCAGAAAAGGGGAAGCTGGAGCAAGCTCAGAATGACCTCAGCGCTTGGAAGTTTACTCCCGACAG TGTTACCGGGAAGAAGTTAATGGCGAAATGTCGCATGCTCATCCAGGAAAATCAAGAGCTTGGTCGGCAGTTATCACAAGGCAAGGTGGCTCAGCTAGAAGCGGAACTTGCTTTGCAGAAGAAGTACAGTGACGAGTTGAAAGGCAGTCAGGATG AATTAAATGATTTTGTTATCCAGTTGGACGAAGAAGTAGAAGGCATGCAGTCCACCATTTTAACTCTTCAACAGCAACTTAGAGACAGCAAACAGCAATTGGCTCAGTCTCAGGAGCAATTGCAAGCTTATGAAGACAAATTAAAGACAAACGAAAGCTTGCTCGCTAATATGCACCAGGAGCACTCACCGGTCAGTCTTAAATGCGAGGGGAAAGAAGAGCGTGCGAAAGAGAGAACTTCGACACCTCAAGAAGAAGCTTGGTCCAGCGATATGGAACGCGCCTCAGGCGCCAAGGAAAACAGAGCGGATGAGATCAATGATAGAAGCGATAGGACATCTCCCGCTGAGATTAGGACGTCCCCTCCCCGCGCACAATGCGACGCTGATAATAATGACAGCGAAGAAAGGAGACTGCTTAGCGCCGCTCCCGAAACTTGTGCTGTTCCCGCGAGTAAACCCGTGTCCGGCGCTCCCACTGTGTTCTCTATCAGCCAGATATTATCTGCCGATTCGAACGTTAGTAAGGcgaaaaaagagcaaaactctCTAGAGAACGGTGGTACTGTCCAGCATAAGAGCCCGCCTTTAGAACCTCTCAGCGAAATCGCTGAATCCCCTCTGGTTGCAGCTATGGGGTTGGTGGAAAGGATCGGGTGTGACTCGAACAATTTGAATGGGGAGGTTACAGGCTGA